A region from the Bactrocera dorsalis isolate Fly_Bdor chromosome 1, ASM2337382v1, whole genome shotgun sequence genome encodes:
- the LOC125775854 gene encoding protein toll-like, whose protein sequence is MNELNKLTLVYNIDLVAEPTLSYGLTTKETHLQLIIKSNRTEIREADIISIPTGTHYMPNQLETLTLSVQGRKNQYLSLQNLAHTFIINFSALRLLDLAGNNMKILDANIFKALRYLNCLNLSRNAIRELPESLFSYQSQLLILDLSHNLLTYLTPHLFDHTPWLWQLKLGGNHLHDTTNLLENLKPLNYLHRLDVSQNQLQTIWSTETSVNRVPKLLTIFRYNMSSALADVLNYITKLKPENYEGGKINSTVINLSGNRLREFTLDWLVVANITCPFEINLELNLIENIFALQTTDDCAPKIKITGNPIVCDCKLAWIYSENYRSLFNGLQCVQTSTKLVKDLAQLERNELCAWEPVMCPRNCHCYTQLEFLYISCKGAQHIEQLPRPEQVGLKSSVLDISNNNFIELPLNNTFGYGNVSQLNASHNQITSINLSQLPTNLTVLDLRNNNLKSLNDEFLRTYLNDSTKLQYLYLSDNYWICDCSTQQLLYTIRTHRTRIPDADQLLCVNLLNDTRLIDNVRELCPTLVNVEYYRNLNATVISVALTIIVLLCIIALFYKYKLEVEVWLYSHNILRFCIRECELDKHKTFDAFISYAHQDADFVNHTLLPQLEQCEPPFRVCTHERNWLAGAYIPEQIIESVDQSRRTIIVLSQHFIESDWARMEFRTAHQCSLNEGRARIIMIKYGEITKTDLLDRELRAYLDMNTYLDWQDVGFWDKLRYAMPHEVRGERSSDMLKTNGRMYVMGQVEMNRLRDEIV, encoded by the coding sequence ATGAATGAGCTGAATAAATTAACACTAGTCTATAACATCGACCTTGTTGCAGAACCAACGTTATCTTATGGTCTAACTACGAAAGAGACTCACCTGCAATTGATTATTAAATCAAATCGAACCGAAATCCGGGAAGCTGATATTATAAGCATACCAACTGGCACACATTATATGCCGAATCAACTGGAAACGCTTACGCTTAGCGTACAAGGTCGAAAAAACCAGTACTTATCGCTGCAAAACTTGGCGCACACATTCATTATAAACTTCTCTGCGCTCAGACTGCTTGACTTAGCcggaaataatatgaaaattttggacGCAAACATCTTTAAAGCGCTAAGGTATTTGAATTGTCTGAATTTGAGCCGTAATGCAATCCGGGAATTGCCCGAAAGTCTATTTTCATATCAGAGTCAACTTTTAATACTGGATCTGAGTCACAATTTATTGACATATTTAACGCCACACCTTTTCGATCACACACCTTGGTTATGGCAGTTGAAACTTGGTGGCAATCACCTGCACGATACCACAAATCTTTTGGAAAATCTGAAGCCGCTGAATTATCTACATAGGCTAGACGTAAGCCAGAACCAACTGCAAACTATTTGGAGCACCGAGACGTCCGTCAATAGAGTCCCGAAATTACTGACAATTTTTCGATACAACATGAGTTCGGCTTTAGCCGACGTTCTTAATTATATTACCAAGTTGAAACCAGAGAACTACGAAGGAGGCAAGATTAACTCAACGGTAATAAATCTAAGTGGCAATCGTTTGCGCGAATTCACGTTGGATTGGCTTGTAGTTGCGAATATTACATGCCCTTTTGAAATAAACCTAGAGCttaatttgattgaaaatatttttgctttacaaACGACTGACGATTGTGCacccaaaatcaaaataactGGTAACCCGATCGTGTGCGATTGTAAATTGGCTTGGATTTACAGTGAAAACTATCGTTCGCTGTTCAATGGTTTACAGTGCGTTCAGACGTCAACCAAACTAGTAAAAGATCTCGCGCAGCTGGAACGTAATGAACTGTGTGCTTGGGAACCTGTAATGTGCCCCAGAAACTGCCATTGTTACACACAATTGGAATTCCTGTACATCAGTTGCAAGGGTGCGCAACATATCGAACAGCTCCCACGCCCCGAGCAAGTTGGGCTCAAGAGTTCGGTACTCGATATTAGCAATAACAATTTCATTGAATTGCCGCTAAACAACACCTTCGGCTATGGTAACGTTTCGCAACTCAACGCGTCGCACAATCAAATCACGAGCATAAATCTCAGTCAACTGCCAACTAATTTGACGGTTTTGGATCtgcgaaataataatttaaaatcctTAAATGATGAATTTTTGCGGACATACCTCAATGACAGCACAAAACTACAATATCTCTATCTAAGTGATAATTATTGGATTTGCGACTGTTCCACGCAGCAATTGCTGTACACTATACGTACACATCGGACACGCATACCCGATGCCGACCAGTTACTCTGTGTTAATCTGCTGAACGATACACGCCTTATAGACAATGTGAGAGAATTGTGTCCAACTCTTGTTAATGTTGAATATTATCGAAACTTGAATGCAACGGTGATTAGTGTAGCGTTAACTATTATTGTTTTACTTTGCATTATCGCactcttttataaatataaattagaagtGGAAGTCTGGTTATATAGCCACAACATATTGAGATTTTGCATTCGCGAATGTGAGCTGGATAAACACAAAACATTCGATGCGTTTATTTCATATGCACACCAGGATGCAGACTTCGTCAACCATACATTACTGCCGCAACTCGAACAGTGCGAACCACCATTTCGTGTATGCACGCACGAACGCAATTGGCTGGCTGGCGCTTATATACCTGAACAAATCATAGAATCGGTGGATCAGTCGCGTCGGACGATCATTGTGCTCTCGCAGCACTTTATCGAGTCGGATTGGGCGCGCATGGAGTTTCGCACAGCGCATCAGTGCTCGTTGAACGAGGGTCGTGCGCGCATCATAATGATTAAATATGGCGAAATCACGAAAACTGACTTACTGGATAGAGAACTAAGGGCATATTTGGATATGAATACTTATCTGGATTGGCAAGACGTCGGATTTTGGGACAAATTACGCTATGCCATGCCACATGAAGTGCGTGGAGAGAGGAGTTCCGATATGCTAAAAACTAACGGCAGAATGTATGTTATGGGACAAGTTGAGATGAATCGGTTGCGTgatgaaattgtttaa
- the LOC125775846 gene encoding protein toll-like has product MKILDAKIFATLTQLNCLNLSRNDIRELSKDIFAYQRQLLILHLSHNLLEYLTPHLFDHTPWLWQLKLGGNHLHDTTNLLENLKPLNYLHRLDVSQNQLQTIWSTETSFNRIPKLLTTFRYNMSSALVEGLKYIKKLQPENFKGGKINSTVINLSGNRLREFTLDWLVAANITCPFEINLEHNLIENFFALQNFSSATVNCALEIKLTGNPIVCDCKLTSTKLVKDLAQLERNELCAWEPVMCPKNCHCYTQLEFLHISCKGAQHIEQLPRPEQVGLKSSVLDISNNNFIELPLNNTFGYGNVSQLNASHNQITSINLSQLPTNLTVLDLRNNNLKSLNDEFLRTYLNDSTKLQYLYLSDNYWICDCSTQQLLYTIRTHRTRIPDADQLLCVNLLNDTRLIDNVRELCPTLVNVEYYRNLNATVISVALTIIILLCIIALFYKYKLEVEVWLYSHNILRFFISECELDKHKTFDAFISYAHQDADFVNHTLLPQLEHCEPPFRVCTHERNWLAGAYIPEQIIESVDQSRRTIIVLSQHFIESDWARMEFRTAHQCSLNEGRARIIMIKYGEITKTDLLDRELRAYLDMNTYLVWQDVRFWDKLRYAMPHKVRGERSSDMLKTNGRMYVMRQVEMNRLREEIV; this is encoded by the exons atgaaaatattggaTGCAAAAATCTTTGCAACGCTAACGCAACTGAATTGTCTGAATTTGAGCCGTAATGATATCCGGGAATTGTCCAAGGATATATTTGCATATCAGCGCCAACTTTTGATACTACATCTGAGTCACAATTTATTGGAATATTTAACGCCACACCTTTTCGATCACACACCTTGGCTATGGCAGTTGAAACTTGGTGGCAATCACCTGCACGACACCACAAATCTTTTGGAAAATCTAAAGCCGCTGAATTATCTACATAGGCTAGACGTAAGTCAGAACCAACTGCAAACTATTTGGAGCACCGAGACGTCCTTCAATAGAATACCAAAGTTACTGACAACTTTTCGATACAACATGAGTTCGGCTTTAGTCGAGGgtcttaaatatattaaaaaattgcaaccaGAAAACTTCAAAGGTGGCAAGATTAACTCAACGGTAATAAATCTAAGTGGCAATCGTTTGCGCGAATTCACGTTGGATTGGCTTGTAGCTGCGAATATTACATGCCCATTTGAAATAAACCTAGAGCACAATttgattgaaaacttttttgctttacaAAACTTCTCCAGTGCGACTGTTAATTGTGCGCTCGAAATCAAATTAACTGGTAATCCGATCGTGTGCGATTGTAAATTG ACGTCAACCAAACTAGTAAAAGATCTCGCGCAGCTGGAACGTAATGAACTGTGTGCTTGGGAACCTGTAATGTGCCCCAAAAACTGCCATTGTTACACACAATTGGAATTCCTGCACATCAGTTGCAAGGGTGCGCAACATATCGAACAGCTCCCACGCCCCGAGCAAGTTGGGCTCAAGAGTTCGGTACTCGATATTAGCAATAACAATTTCATTGAATTGCCGCTAAACAACACCTTCGGCTATGGTAACGTTTCGCAACTCAACGCGTCGCACAATCAAATCACGAGCATAAATCTCAGTCAACTGCCAACTAATTTGACGGTTTTGGATCtgcgaaataataatttaaaatcctTAAATGATGAATTTTTGCGGACATACCTCAATGACAGCACAAAACTACAATATCTCTATCTAAGTGATAATTATTGGATTTGCGACTGTTCCACGCAGCAATTGCTGTACACCATACGTACACATCGGACACGCATACCCGATGCCGACCAGTTACTCTGTGTTAATCTGCTGAACGATACACGCCTTATAGACAATGTGAGAGAATTGTGTCCAACTCTTGTTAATGTTGAATATTATCGAAACTTGAATGCAACGGTGATTAGTGTAGCgttaactattattattttactttgcattatcgcactcttctataaatataaattagaagtGGAAGTCTGGTTATATAGCCACAACATATTGAGATTTTTCATTAGCGAATGTGAGTTGGATAAGCATAAAACATTCGATGCGTTTATTTCATATGCACACCAGGATGCAGACTTCGTCAACCATACATTACTGCCGCAACTCGAACATTGCGAACCACCATTTCGTGTATGCACACACGAACGCAATTGGCTGGCTGGCGCTTATATACCTGAACAAATCATAGAATCGGTGGATCAGTCGCGTCGGACGATCATTGTGCTCTCGCAGCACTTTATCGAGTCGGATTGGGCGCGCATGGAGTTTCGCACAGCGCATCAGTGCTCGTTGAACGAGGGTCGTGCGCGCATCATAATGATTAAATATGGCGAAATCACGAAAACTGACTTATTGGATAGAGAACTAAGAGCATATTTGGATATGAATACTTATCTGGTTTGGCAAGATGTCAGATTTTGGGACAAGTTACGCTACGCCATGCCACATAAAGTGCGTGGAGAGAGGAGTTCTGATATGTTAAAAACTAACGGCAGAATGTATGTTATGAGACAAGTCGAGATGAATCGTTTGcgtgaagaaattgtttaa